TATTACACGCGCATCGGTAAATAATCCGATAATTTGGAGTATTATTGGGTAGGAAGCCCTGTGCATTTAGTCACAGTAACAGTGATATCACACACAGTTAGTTGTGTGTTTATTAGAATTGTACCAGTGTGTTTGTGTTGTGGCaagtttgataattattagttaaatgaataattatccAAACTATAAACTGAACCAGAGTTTGAGTGAATTCACCTGATCCAGTCCACTATCCTATAATTAAGTATAAGAGAGGCAGCACCTGGTCAACCACCGATCCAAGGAGGCGATTTCCAAGGGTCAACCAGCCGCCAGTTCATCAGCACCAAGAACTTCAATACCGAACTCCGAGATTAGGCTAAGTACCTAGGTTTAGCTTTAGTCTTGTAAGGCCAGTTCggataaaaatcaaataaaagaCGAGCCTCAAATAGAGCTAGCAGGGTCAGACACACGAAAACTATATCCACCACCTGAAATATAGTTTGTACGTTTACCCCgacgttacaatatatatatatatatatatatatatatatatatatatatatatatatatatatattgtaacatgaggaaaGTCGACCTCGACCCGTGgttcaatattatttgaataaaataaatagttatccgGTGAGCCAATTCGAGTGACACCTATGAGCAAAAATTCCGACTTTGACCAAGCAATCGACTCGACGCATTGATTGTCacgagagatccgggatagacgccgaactgaacggccacgtttatttttttatttgaacaattcgactcGACTAAACGAACAATTTCGATTCCGACGTATGATCGAGTTGCATCACGACATGTAAGATCAATCCGAGTTTGATTAACGAACAATAATTCGCGACAATTAAGTACGACCGACAATAACCGAGTTcgtgaacaagtgaacaagccgaagcatcggcgcgaatctgaacaaagtgtacgagtgcaataattaataaataagtgcaGTGCGTACGtactgataataaattaaataattaattacgcttaataattatttgatcgtGTAATTTAacgcgttaccgaaataaaatattattttatattttattttatttcgttcgagcaattctgagaacTACGGATTATCTGTGTCTCATTCGCAACAGCAGTCTTGTCGCCTCGCCGTGtaagaatactctgacgtcactcgtcaagtatttcgttaaggggttaggggtagtcagaattttcaaaaaatcgatttttttttttttgcattttcttaaagtataatattttaaaaatattgtgtgaaaatttgaagtgaatccgacaaattcttttcgagttatttaacaatgaccaaaggacgctcgggtgctacgtggcattcgagtgcaggtagctagaaacagctgcaagcaaccgacctttcgggtttcattgtcatgaatatctccccattttaatgtatttataattatatatatatatatatatatatatatatatatatatatatatatatatatatatatatatatatatatatattcacaatttgtaggtagtacaagaactgaaaaataatttttggttgccagtatacctgtagtcgttgcactgatcagtcgatagttttgtgataaattatttctcaagtgaattaaattattaaccatgggacgtgattctagaaaggtttcaagagaacttcggagttctgaaaaaattaataagtcgcgttcagtcaaaagaaagaatgtttttaatccgaaaacagccgaacgtgatgaaagtattcagagtacatcttctaaaaaattaaaacaaaacactgaagatgatgtacctgaagacagcagtactgaatttcgaataataaattttattcaggtattcactgcaatttctgctcttataaaatgtaaaaaatgtgatggaaatgtagtgtttcaaacagcaagtacacgtgggctgggattcaaaattgtagttgcatgtaataactgtggaaatgaatatattccttcctgttctttcgttgggcattcttatgaaataaacagacgtttcatttttgtaatgagaatactaggaataggatacgaaggattgtgcaagttttgcggcctgatggacatgccgtcttttttagataaatctacgcatacaattttactgaaacagattttgaattgtagtaaagccgtcgcagaaaccttcatgacgaaagctgtgaatgaagaaaagcaagcaatgccaacaactgaaaatgaagatataaatcatctaactgtatcgggagatggaacctggcaaaaacggggatatacatcgtcatttggagtttcttctataattggctattttactggaaagattcttgacataaacattaaaagtgcatattgtaagctatgtgagtattggaaaaaaaaaacaaatactgttgAGTTCGAGGAATGGTATCAATCGCATGAAGATGTGTGTTCTGCTAATCATTAAGGGTCTTCTGGGAAAATGGAGGTGGATGCGATGGTCGAAATGTTTTCGTATTCTGAAACTAAATATGGAGTTAAGTATGCCAACTATATTGGTGATGGTGACTCCAAGACCTATtcaggaattataaaatcagatccttacgaaaatacaactgtaaataaaaaggaatgtatagggcatgtccaaaagcggatggggagtcgattacgtacgctgaagagtaaacaaaaaggtcttggtggtcgaggtaagctcacaggaaaattaatagacaaactaactgtgtactatggtttagcaatacgccggcattgtgattctattgaaaatatgaaatctgctataatggcaaccttttatcactacggctcgagtgatgaaaaaccgaatcatgatatgtgtccaaaaggcgaagaatcttggtgctcttaccagcgcgctgaagcaagaggagagcttgataccttttctcacgattattctcctttaccttctgatgttttaaaagctatcaagcctatatacgaagatcttagtaatgaaaatttactttcaagatgtgtaggtggattcaatcagaataataatgaaagctttaaccaactagtatggaaaatatgtccaaaaacggtaaatactagttttactatcgtacaaatagctgcatacgttgctatgtgtatatttaatgagggtataaattcattattagtcttgatgaatacactaggacttaattgtgggcctaattctcatcggtatgcagaaagaatggatgctgcacgtatcaaagtagcagataagcgcgctaatgataacacccgagaaggtcgattgcaacgtaggcaccagcaaatcgatattttggaagctgctatgtcggctgaagagctattatatggtccaggaatagatgactcagtgtaagttattaaataattcttataattcgacataaatccatagcaaaactttaaatgcgtttttctcaaaactatgttttctgaactggtgatcactgtaacttaaaaactgctcggtagatttcaataaaatttattgtacttttgaaatacattaaaaactcgtgcctgatcgaaggatttttttttttttcaaaaatttcgatttttttttaacaataaactgtcggtttttttctcgaaaatttgaaaaaaatttcctgaggccgccattttgttaatttcgaaaaaaaaaaaaaaagcttcgatcaggcacaagattatctattaataaaactaatttttcttgtccgattgattttagatgaatctccaaggacttatgatgatcaccgcaaaggacttcgggaggaacgggctctacaaaaacagcgataactttttgaattattaatttttttttttgaaattttcgtgaagtcaaatcgaaacgtgttctaataaagctatgtttttatttttgtcaaataaagtaattaactacaaaaaaaaaattattgaaaatcatcattttttcatacccctgagtacccctaaccccttaataCGAACGCTGTATGTGTGTCTccggacaataaaattattttattttaatttcgtgaACCgactgtgtttttttttagcaatgaACTGATTTGTTTTCCGATCAactacgagaaaatttgttttgtttatatcgagtcaagccgacaccggcaatttattattttgtttgcaACCGATtacttttgatttttgatcCCGATCAAcgattttgttaattaaaatacgactgattatttgtttaattctgatcaattatttatcgtaattttaagtgtctgacctttccccgatccgccaccctgagccgattttgataattgtttatttggtgatagtaaaatcacctggcgcccaactataaattttgaacaaggttgccaataatcgtaagtgtattcggacttcactccggtagatccccggtggtgaaaaacccgttacaatatatatatatatatatatatatatatatatatatatatatatatatatatatatatatatatatatatatatatatatatattaaggtgattcaaaaaacaaacaaatttttttttcttccaaacaggttcaaaagtttcgattagataaaaaaagacgcctgtaaaaattagagctcttaatattaatattaacattgtccgcattgcacttttctatttcccataagaataacatagaaaaaatgttttttacgtcttctgagttttataagtagctaacgatgctccataggaataatttgcaggcatatttttgtagggagttgaatgctctacaaaataagattcttatcattttttgaggaatcgccttgttcaaaagttatttgaggttgaagtcgaattcatatcaaattttgagattttcttacttttccggcgaaactatcagacctattacaaaatatcattggaccatttttgtagacaattttattccctagaagttttTTCTATAAAGTTCGTTCAAATTTCGCATTGTTTTctcgttatttttatttgaatgtcatgctcataaaaaaaatattcttctgatcgattttaagagcttgacattaaaataaaaataactagaaaacaatgcggagttcgaaaaaactttattcggaataacttctagggaataaaattgtctacaaaaaaggtttgatgatattttgtaataggtctgatagtttcgatatatatatatatatatatatatacagggtGATCCAGAATTACTTTCACagcgaaaaaatttagatagagGAGGTGATTCTAAGCATGAAGTTCCTTTgccacttttgaaaattttgagtagtttttgagttatgCAACATTTTAATTGACCAATCATATGTGAGgactggaatttaaaaaaaagtcaaaaagaataaatattaagtttggCAACGACGCAATTATTAACTTCAagttatacataaattttttatttcaaaaagttcgAATTTTGCAAAAGTTTGAAGAACGAAAACAAAACACGCAATCGCAACCTcaaatatattcttatcatacattttttaaatttacttactgagaattgtaaataataatcatgctTTCATCATTAGAGTCAGGACCACGAATAATTAAAGCACAATCATGTTtttggggcattccacgctaaatcgaccacttttgtaACAAGCCCTTTCTGATTtcacagataattttttttttattttctatctcACTAAAGgcgtttctcataattaattaaaattatcttacgcaatcaaaaaaaaagttacgaatttttgaaaaaaatttttctttcattttcaaaattccaatACTTTGGCAAAAATAGACGTATCGGgacgttgttttttttttacattttgtcTTAAATATTATCTTATTTTCAGTCTTGGAAATAACATTACTGTCAGTCTTGAATTTCGTGTCATTTgcattggtaatttttttttactttatatcttgaattttgtaatactttttgtcttgaatttcaGTAGTGAATTTTCTTCACTTTCTTGTCTTGAATATtgttttactatttttcttaaatgttGACTTACGGTTTGTCTGAAGTTTCGTTTTAAATTGTATCTTAACAtttgtcttgaattttgtCTTAGTTCTTGTATTGAatgttgtcttactttttgtcgtgAATTTTGTCTTACTCtttgtcttgaatttttgttttactttttgtcttgaatgttgtcttactttttgtcttgaattccGTCTTACTTTTAGTCTTGAATTCCGTCTCACTTTTAGTCTTGAATCtcgtcttactttttgtcttggaTTTCGTCTTACTTTTAAGTTCTGATTTTTATCTTACTTTTGGTCTTGAAATTCGTCTTATTCTCAACCTTGaattttgtctttgattttgACTTCTTATAAGgctttaattttgaaaatgaaagaaaaatttttttcaaaaattcgaagctttttttttttgatttttgaaacgCCTTTAGTgagatagaaaataaaaaaaaattatctgtgaAATCAGAAAGGGTTTgtttcaaaagtggtcgatttagCGTGAAATGCCCCAAAAACATGATTGTGCTTTAATTATTCGTGGTCCTGACTCTAATGATGAAagcatgattattatttacaattctcagtaagtaaatttaaaaaatgtatgataagAGTATATTTGAGGTTGCGATTGCGTGTTTTGTTTTCGTTCTTCAAACTTTTGCAAAATtcgaactttttaaaataaaaaatttatgtatgacTTGAAGTTAATAATTGCGTCGTTGccaaacttaatatttattctttttcatttttttttgaattccagTCCTCACATATGATAGGTCAATTAAAATGTTGcataactcaaaaactactcaaaattttcaaaagtggcAAAGGAACTTCATGCTTAGAATCACCTCCTCTATCTAAATTTTCTCGCTGTGAAAGTAATTCTGGATCACCCTGGcacactctaatatatatatatatatatatatatatatatatatatatatatatatattagggtgtgccaTTTTAaggcgactttttttttcaacaaaaaaacagGCTGAAAACTCGCAGGAAGGTGAGAAAAGAAGCCTGTTGAAAGCGGATCTCTCTAATCAATATTTAGAGATGCCCATTGTAATGGGTGTACTTATTACATGAATTTTATTGTGGTCTCCATGCAACGAGTATCCCACTCATGTACAAAACTTCAGGTGTTTTGTAAACCTGTCTGACTATGCTCAGGATCTCCAGGTGAGGGTAAACCCCAACTGGACCACGTAGTGAATTAAAAGTTAAGAGAGAGAAGATATGTTATAACTTATACTTATAGGggaattgtttaaataattaataagaagtTTATGTAAGAAAGTGAGCCTGGTATTTATTGAAGACGGGTcgtcttacaaaatttatgatgacggtgaacaataattaaaatggatTGGTGAAGATGActcgacaaaattttataaccaACAAATGTGACCCTACTCTGTGATATTTCTCAATGActctattattaatatcaaattgactctattttataatatcaaaTGATTCTATTCTATAATACCAAATGACtctattaacaaaattttacaagaACGACTCCACTCACTTCACACGATTCTCCAGCACAGTTCCAAGCAGAAAAAACCCAAATGGTGGTGTTGATCCTCACTCTCAGAACCAAGTCCTCCGTCCACGATATTCCTTCCAGATCAATTCTCCAAAGTCCACAGTAATTTATAGATTTCCAAAATAAGCTTCCACTTGCCAGTGGGCTTATATGCTCTTGGCAATTGGCGTATGTACGAATAGCTTGTACGAGATGttgagtataaaaatttatatgtattgTTTAGCTGCGGGAAATGCGTCCGTCTTCGGTGAATGCCAAAAACCAAGAGGCCGACTCTCGACAATCGCCGAGCCTCATACCCTTCACTTGCAGGTTGGCGAACATCGACTAAAACAAAACTGTCCCCAAAACTCGACAGCAGTGACCCCAGCGATAAGTGGACTGTTTAATTATCGGCTGTTGTTGTGGGAGGAGGTCGCTCTCGTTTCGGCGcgagtcgaaatttgaatttaaatttaaaacatgaaTTTCACCCCGTTACACTCTCCCCCCCAGACTCGAACATAACTCCAAAACGGAACGACCTCGTCCTACAATAACTGCCAAGGGTACgttaacattaaattaaataaattaaatttatactgtAAATTATTCTGATTTACTGAAACCATTAATTGaagtacaaaaaaagtaacataATAAActggaaatataaaaataattaaatgatgaaaaattaaggTAATTTATTGTTTCGCGTCGTCACGAGGGGCGAAGTCGAGGACATACGAGATGCCCCCACTTCCACGGCGCGGTGAGCTGATCAGCTCGATGAGGGCCCGCTCTTCCTCATTCGCGAGGTCACCCTCACGAATGACGACGGGGGCCCCCTCTCCCTGTCTTTGTACCCGGAGTTCTCTGGCCCGGCGTCTTCTTTCCCGCCGACGGCGTGTCTGCAAGTTGACACGGGCCTGGTACGCTTCCCGTGCCTCTGGGGCCGCTTCGGGGGCCGGGGCTCGCTTGCGTCGAGCCCGACGACGTTGGTTCTTAGTCAGACGCCGTTCTGCAGCCTCCTTGTCATTGCCTGAATCTGCCATCCTGAAATTACAACGCGACTATTTTATTACGCGGACTGGATTGCGGTATTTTCAAGTCAGCCGTGTAATGAGTACCGAGGTTCTTGCCAGCTTCGTTACGCAACTGTACGACTACCGGGCTTATGATTTTATCTACAAAGGCAGGTCCCAGAAATTTATGAGCTAACGTCGCACAGTACCGGTCAGCTTTCTTTGACAGCTTACGATTTGGGTAGTAAACCCGATCACCGATATTGAGCACTGGGGGCTCTTTCGCACGTTTATTGTAATACTGGGCCTGCCTATCACTCTCTTTTCTCATCACAGTCTCGACTCGATGACGTAACTGGTCCATGCGGGTCATTCTAACTTTCCATCCCGGGTTATCGTCCTCAAAATCATGAACTTCTAGTTCAGTCGCTCGCCCCGATAAACGCGGTTCGCGGCCATGATTAAGATAATATGGTGTTAAATGAATGGACGCGTGATATGACGAGTTATACACCAACTGGAAGTCACCAAGATGCGCATCCCACAGGGTATGATCTTGATCGATATAAGCCCTTATCATCGGCTTGAGGGTTCTATTGATCCGCTCAACCGGGTTTCCCTGGGGATGGGCAACTGCCAGTGGAGCAAACTTGACATCAACACTCTTTAAATAGTCTCGAAGAGTCTCATTGATAAATTCACGCCCATTATCTGTAATAAAAATCATTGGATAACTCATCTACTAAAAGCGTTACGTAATGATTCGACTACATTTTTACCGTTTTGTTTCCTCAACGGATAGATCTCGATAAACCGAGTATAAAGGTCTTGTATGATGAGGATGTACTCAAATCCTTTACGCGAGCGTAGAAATGGACCAGTTACATCGGCTGCCACGATAGCCCAAGGTTCGATAGGTTGACGAGTCCGCATAGGGGCATGAGAAGATGTCTGTTTATATTTGGTCTTTTTACAGACTTCGCACTCCTCAATGTATTCGCTGATATCACGATACATTCCTGGCCAGTAGTTCTTAATACAAATTCTTTAATACATCACGCCCTAGGTGAGCGGCGTCCGGGTCTTCATGATTCCTGCGAAGGATCTCATGAACCTCGGACTCCCGCGCCACCCTTTTCCATGCGTCATCATCACCTATCGTGTCTTTCAAATAGTCAGGTTTGTAATACTCCAGTCTGTTGTCGACTATACGCCACCCCGGATAATTATTAGGGTTTTTAGTGACATTCTCAATACGTGCATCATACCAATCTTTTGCCAGTACTgaagtaaaatttaagttaGTATTCTTCAAGTTTTCAAGGACTTCGGACCACGGGGCCGGTTCAACATCCTCGTGTAAACGAGAAAGTGCATCCGGGCCCTCATTTTCGGTCCCCCTGCGGTGTTCGATGGTGACTTGGCTAGCAATCAATTCAATTGCCCAACGAGCCAGTCGACCACTGGGGTCCTTAAGCGAATGAAGCCACTTGAGTGATGAATGGTCTGTAAGAACGGTGAACGGTGCGCCTTCCAAGTAGCAACGGAGCTTACGCACGGCCCACACAACTGCAAGACATTCCTTTTCCGTCGTAGTGTACCGTGTTACAGCTCCGCGCAGCGGGCGACTTAAacaagttattaaatattctttacttGTGTCAGGATCTTTCTGCACAAGAAAAGCACCGAGACCAGTATCACTTGCATCGGTATACAAGTAATACGGTAAACTAACTTTTGGGATAGAAAGAGGCTTGGCATTAACTAATGCCTTCTTAAGTTGTTGGAAAGCTTCCTCTTCTTTCTCACCCCAAACCCAAGTCGCTGTAGGACTACAGAGTTTGTTTAAGGGTCCTTGTACACGAGCAATATTTTGTAGGTGACGATGAAACCAATTTATCATGCCACAAAACCTTCGAAGTTGTTTACGAGTGGTGGGCGGGGGTATTGGATGATTGCGGCCATTTTTTCTGGGTCTGGTCTTAATCCCTCACAATCGACAATGAAGCCTAGGAATTTTACTTCCGAGCGCGCGAATTTACACTTAGTAGGATTTATTAAAAGACCAGCCTCACGGAAAACTTCGAACACTAAAGAGAGAAGCTCTTTATGTCCCTCGTAGGTCTCACTAATTATGACCCAATCATCCAGATACGCAAATACTTTCTCCGCCCACACCATCGGTAATTTACGACCAGCAAGAAGCTTAATAAAGCGTTCACGTAATTTATCCATGGCCTTTTGGAAAGTGCTGGGAGCACTTAATTTCAtaactattttataattttaaaatatgccTTTAAGCTATACTGATATTTTCagaagtgtgtgtgtgtgtgtttgtgtgtgtgtgtttggagGCCTCttatcgttttttatttcgatttttcCGAATATTGTGAAAACTATTCGATCGATCTTTAAGAAAGTCTATGCaactctagaactttataagccgcagTCAATATAACTTAACCATTAAAATCAGATTTATTGTTTACGATAAATCATTGTCAAaagaatattaaagatatttGGGTGACATCTTAGAATATTcggtttttattaaaaaaaattacagattatTCTGGAAAATTTCCCAAGGCCccccaaaaaatttgaaatttttttaccaaaccgttcaaaagttataccaatttttattaatgataaatttacacTTAGTCAAGGGGTAAATGTACCACTGAGCTACTTCAAGTAGAAAAATTGTATTGAAAAGATAGTAAGAATAATTCAAGAATTTGTAAACTAGTAAATTAAGCATGTAAGAAACGCATGGACAAATATTATATTACACttacaaaattgtttattaaaaaaaaaaattggtctgtcagttgactttgcgggccagccccaaaacttcccgctattttcgagctcaagaaccttgaaaacattattgtgaatacattttcgagctcttcgagctcggaaatacttttgtatgctgttgttttcgaaaaaaaaaacgtttttcaccattttttttccaagaatATCTttcaaacgaattgaccgattgagaaggttaaggtggcaatcgacgtagtttattaagttctagaactgattagattttaaaatcgattgaTCCAATTTATTTGtagatattcgaaaaaaaacgtttttcactatttcttttatcaacgatatctctcaaacgagtAAACCGATTGAGCCGGTTGAAgtagcaatcgacgcgttttattaatttctaaagCTGATTGAGTTTCGAATtagatttatcgagtcgtttttaagatatttcgaaaaaaaaaaaattttttttaattctttcgacaacggtttctcttgaacgaatgaactgattttgatggttgaggtggcattcgacgcggcttataaagcttcAGAGCCTAGTCGAATTgtaatcaatccatcgagcacattaaaatttatccaaaaaaaacatttttttaaaaattttattctttgaaTATCTCTGAACTAGCCTTActgatcaagctcaatttcttacagcttcaagatattgacaagccgtgttgaatgacaccttaaagttcaaaatcggtttattcgttcaaaagatacaggtatttacatacgtacgtgcgtacatacatacatacgctccgacatcatcttgaaagtaGTCAGAAGAGCTTCCTAAAAGCttaaaacgtcaagatctcttagaaattcgatttttgtaAATCGGATCGAAACCAGTAACTtgccgaatttttgaaaattcacaattttcttagcgagaagttaagaatatattagttttgagtaatcttGTTCAGTAATTATAATGTTATTCAATGAAGATAGcagatatagattttatatttattattccgtTGACGATATCTCTCGTATTGATTATCTCGTTGAGACGTTCTTGGCAGCAATTGGATGCTTTAAacgagttctagagctaattagattttggaattgatcgattcgacagttttcaaaatatccaaaaaaaaaacgaaaaaaaaaatctgtctatcggttgaccctgcgggccagccccaaaacttcccgctgttttcgagctcaaggagctgtATTGTTGTAAGTACATTTTCATGTACATACTATTGTATCccattcttttcgaaaaaaaaccgattttagcatttctttctcccacgatatctcacgaacgaaccGACCGATTCcaatggttgaggcggcaatcgacgtgttttattgagttctacagctgattagattttgaagtcgatcgttcgagtCTTTTCTGAgaaatctataaattgtcttattgagaggtttgcatgtttaggtttccactatataaaatggtgtattaccgtacgatgaacggtgtggctcaataagttatagatcaaattgaacggaatatagtatagggccggatagctcaactggtagagcactcggcgcgttaccgaattggtctgggttcgattcccagttcgggctatctatatttttctcaatttatctataaattgtcttattgagaggtttgcatgttcaggtttccactatataaaatgttttatttaaatatagtggaaacctaaacatgcaaaagatatgagaggtttacgcatacacacacacacacacacacacacacacacacacacacacacacacacacacacacacacacacacacccacacacacacacacacaaacatcTTAGCACCTTTCAACGTCGACGTTGGACGACATATGATAAAacccgattttttaaaatcggggtaaaaccaataacttctcgaatttttttaaaatca
This sequence is a window from Microplitis mediator isolate UGA2020A chromosome 3, iyMicMedi2.1, whole genome shotgun sequence. Protein-coding genes within it:
- the LOC130664805 gene encoding uncharacterized protein LOC130664805; protein product: MEVDAMVEMFSYSETKYGVKYANYIGDGDSKTYSGIIKSDPYENTTVNKKECIGHVQKRMGSRLRTLKSKQKGLGGRGKLTGKLIDKLTVYYGLAIRRHCDSIENMKSAIMATFYHYGSSDEKPNHDMCPKGEESWCSYQRAEARGELDTFSHDYSPLPSDVLKAIKPIYEDLSNENLLSRCVGGFNQNNNESFNQLVWKICPKTVNTSFTIVQIAAYVAMCIFNEGINSLLVLMNTLGLNCGPNSHRYAERMDAARIKVADKRANDNTREGRLQRRHQQIDILEAAMSAEELLYGPGIDDSV